One genomic window of Clostridioides sp. ES-S-0054-01 includes the following:
- a CDS encoding LamB/YcsF family protein has protein sequence MYKVDLNSDLGESFGMYKIGLDEEVLKYISSANIACGFHAGDPSYMNKTVKLAKENGVKIGAHPGFLDLIGFGRREMKITKQEAKDYTKYQLGALMAFANSNGCNIQHVKPHGALYNMAARDKDLAMGICEAIYEVNKDIILLGLYNSEMINSAKEIGLRFANEVFADRAYDNNGFLVPRSVEGAVIHDTKCAIDRVVKMVKEGTVETLTGEVIYIKADSICVHGDNPKAIEFVKEIRKRFKLENIEVCPLENMEVYSSENIV, from the coding sequence TTGTATAAAGTAGATTTAAATAGTGATTTAGGAGAAAGTTTTGGAATGTATAAGATTGGTTTAGATGAAGAAGTATTAAAATATATTTCATCAGCTAATATAGCTTGTGGATTTCATGCAGGGGATCCTAGTTATATGAATAAAACAGTAAAACTCGCCAAAGAAAATGGAGTGAAAATAGGAGCACATCCAGGTTTTCTAGATTTAATAGGATTTGGAAGACGTGAGATGAAAATAACAAAGCAAGAAGCTAAAGATTATACAAAATACCAATTAGGCGCTTTAATGGCATTTGCAAATTCAAATGGATGTAACATACAACATGTAAAACCACATGGAGCCTTATACAATATGGCGGCCAGAGATAAAGATTTGGCTATGGGGATTTGTGAAGCTATATATGAAGTTAATAAAGATATCATATTGTTAGGTCTATATAATAGTGAAATGATAAATTCGGCTAAAGAGATTGGGCTTAGATTTGCAAATGAAGTGTTTGCAGATAGAGCTTATGATAATAATGGTTTTTTGGTTCCAAGAAGTGTAGAAGGAGCAGTTATACATGATACAAAATGTGCAATAGATAGAGTTGTTAAGATGGTAAAAGAAGGAACTGTAGAGACTTTAACAGGTGAAGTTATATATATCAAAGCAGATTCTATATGTGTACATGGAGATAATCCAAAAGCAATAGAGTTTGTTAAAGAAATAAGAAAGCGTTTTAAATTAGAAAATATAGAAGTTTGTCCATTAGAAAATATGGAAGTTTATTCATCAGAGAACATAGTATAA
- a CDS encoding divalent metal cation transporter, whose translation MSTKDITDKAKNKKDVGALIGAAFIMATSAIGPGFLTQTAQFTQDFGPSFSFVILITTILFVGAQVNVWRVIGVSGLRGQDIANKIVPGLGYLVAFLVALGGLAFNIGNVGGAALGMNVMFNMNMTLGTILSGLIAIFVFMSKNSNSLVDKITKFLALGMIIIVGYVAISNHPPVSEAVFKMVKPENPKGLIFPIITLLGGSVGGYITFAGGHRLIDGGITGKENIKEITKSSLLGILVATMMRVLLFLAILAVVSKGLQLDPENPAASAFKFSAGAIGYKFFGLVLWSAAITSVIGAAYTSVSFLKTLNSFIDKYEKYFIIAFIAISTLIMAFVGKPATLLILAGALNGLILPITLGIMLIASKRKDIVGDYKHPTWLLIFGLIVVLISAYTGITSLSSLATLFA comes from the coding sequence ATGAGTACAAAAGATATTACAGATAAAGCTAAAAATAAAAAAGATGTTGGAGCACTTATAGGGGCTGCGTTTATAATGGCAACATCAGCAATTGGACCAGGATTTTTAACTCAGACAGCACAATTTACTCAAGATTTTGGGCCGAGTTTTTCATTTGTAATCTTAATTACAACAATTCTTTTTGTTGGGGCTCAAGTAAATGTATGGAGAGTAATTGGTGTATCAGGTCTTAGAGGTCAAGATATAGCAAATAAGATAGTGCCTGGACTAGGTTATTTAGTAGCTTTTCTAGTGGCTCTTGGAGGCTTAGCTTTTAACATAGGAAATGTTGGTGGAGCTGCACTTGGTATGAATGTAATGTTTAATATGAATATGACATTGGGAACTATATTAAGTGGATTAATAGCAATATTTGTATTTATGTCAAAAAATTCAAATTCTCTAGTAGATAAGATAACTAAGTTTTTAGCATTAGGAATGATAATTATAGTTGGGTATGTGGCAATATCAAATCATCCTCCTGTTAGTGAAGCAGTTTTTAAAATGGTAAAACCAGAAAACCCAAAAGGATTGATATTCCCAATAATAACTCTACTTGGAGGAAGCGTTGGAGGTTATATAACTTTTGCTGGAGGACATAGATTAATAGATGGTGGAATAACAGGTAAAGAAAATATAAAAGAAATAACTAAATCTTCTCTTTTAGGTATATTAGTTGCAACAATGATGAGAGTTCTTTTATTTTTAGCAATATTAGCAGTAGTTTCAAAGGGTCTTCAACTTGACCCAGAAAATCCAGCTGCTTCAGCATTTAAATTTAGTGCAGGAGCAATAGGATATAAATTCTTTGGTCTTGTATTATGGTCTGCTGCAATTACATCAGTTATAGGAGCTGCTTATACATCAGTTTCTTTCTTAAAGACGCTAAATTCTTTTATAGATAAGTATGAAAAATATTTCATAATAGCATTTATAGCAATATCAACACTTATAATGGCATTTGTAGGAAAACCAGCTACTTTATTAATTTTAGCAGGAGCTTTAAATGGATTGATACTTCCAATCACATTAGGAATTATGCTTATAGCATCTAAAAGAAAAGATATTGTTGGAGATTACAAACATCCTACATGGCTTTTAATATTTGGATTGATAGTAGTTTTAATATCTGCCTATACAGGAATAACTTCCCTTAGTAGTTTAGCTACTTTGTTTGCTTAG
- the pxpB gene encoding 5-oxoprolinase subunit PxpB, giving the protein METRYLLSGDKAVVAEFGNEISEDVNKKVISFMRAIEISSLKGIVTEMVPTYRSLMISYNPLKIDFDSLIESLKKIEDNLESIVLPKPKIHEIPVCYDEVFGIDIKNVASHNNLTVDEVIKIHTSREYLIYMLGFTPGFPYLGGMDERIATPRLEVPRTKIYAGSVGIAGSQTGVYPIDSPGGWQIIGRTPLKLYDENREEQILLRAGDFIKFVPITLDEFIEIEKNYLSI; this is encoded by the coding sequence ATGGAAACTAGATACTTGCTATCAGGAGATAAGGCAGTGGTTGCTGAATTTGGAAATGAGATATCAGAAGATGTAAATAAAAAAGTAATTTCATTTATGAGAGCAATAGAAATATCAAGTCTTAAAGGGATTGTAACAGAGATGGTTCCAACATATAGGTCACTTATGATAAGTTATAATCCATTAAAAATAGATTTTGATAGTTTGATTGAGAGTCTGAAAAAAATAGAAGATAATTTGGAAAGTATAGTGTTACCAAAACCTAAAATACATGAGATTCCAGTATGTTATGACGAGGTTTTTGGTATAGATATTAAAAATGTTGCGAGTCACAATAATCTCACTGTAGATGAGGTTATAAAAATACACACAAGTAGAGAGTACTTAATATATATGTTAGGGTTTACTCCTGGATTTCCATATCTAGGGGGTATGGATGAAAGAATAGCTACACCTAGATTAGAGGTACCAAGAACCAAAATTTATGCTGGGAGTGTTGGAATAGCAGGTTCTCAGACTGGTGTATATCCTATCGATAGTCCTGGTGGATGGCAAATAATTGGTAGGACACCTTTAAAGTTATATGATGAAAATAGAGAAGAACAGATTTTACTTAGAGCTGGAGACTTTATAAAATTTGTTCCAATAACATTAGATGAATTTATAGAAATCGAAAAAAATTACTTAAGTATTTAA